The Verrucomicrobiota bacterium genome has a segment encoding these proteins:
- a CDS encoding glucose 1-dehydrogenase — translation MSLFSLENRIAIVTGAGRGIGRAIAEGLAAQGAKVVCAARTRSQLDEVVTSIQDAGGTALAFEMDMKDLSSTQGGVDAAVEAYGQLDILVNNAGTNIREWFIDVTEDHYDEIVAVNQKGLYFLTQAAVKRMIPRKQGKIIHVGSLTTGFALSQVSVYTGTKGAVGQLAKAQAVELGKHNIQVNSICPGFIETPLTAKLWADPGLREWGEKRVAMKRLGTPEDLVGTAVFLASSASDYVTGQNIYVDGGFMAGEAWAIPE, via the coding sequence ATGTCATTATTTTCATTGGAAAACCGTATAGCTATTGTAACAGGAGCGGGTCGTGGAATCGGGCGAGCCATTGCAGAAGGACTCGCCGCGCAAGGCGCAAAAGTTGTCTGTGCCGCAAGGACTCGTTCACAACTGGATGAGGTGGTTACTAGCATCCAGGATGCTGGTGGTACTGCCTTGGCCTTTGAGATGGATATGAAAGATCTGAGCTCGACGCAGGGTGGGGTGGATGCCGCGGTCGAAGCCTACGGGCAACTCGATATCCTTGTGAACAACGCAGGTACGAACATTCGCGAATGGTTCATTGATGTGACTGAGGACCACTACGACGAGATTGTAGCAGTTAACCAAAAGGGACTGTATTTCTTAACTCAGGCGGCTGTTAAACGAATGATTCCGCGTAAGCAGGGTAAGATTATCCATGTTGGATCATTGACCACAGGTTTTGCCTTGTCTCAGGTATCTGTATACACGGGCACAAAAGGCGCTGTTGGTCAGCTTGCCAAAGCTCAAGCAGTCGAGCTTGGGAAACACAATATCCAAGTGAACTCCATTTGTCCTGGGTTTATTGAAACTCCATTGACCGCGAAATTGTGGGCTGATCCGGGATTAAGGGAATGGGGCGAAAAACGAGTGGCAATGAAACGATTGGGAACACCCGAAGATCTTGTAGGGACTGCCGTATTTTTAGCATCGAGCGCTTCGGACTATGTCACCGGTCAGAATATATACGTCGACGGTGGATTTATGGCAGGCGAGGCCTGGGCTATACCCGAATAA
- a CDS encoding ion transporter gives MKESLTPQDKFQPDSLRERIWRIIFQTESGMAKAFDVVLLIVIAGSVMIVMLESVAGIQANYSKLLKVLEWAFTILFTIEYIVRLMVVRKKRRYALSFFGIVDLLSIIPTYLELFVAGSGHFIIIRILRLLRMFRVLKMAQHVGDAYILINALKTSRPKIAVFIFGLFSIVCIQGTIMYIIEGGMEDSQFTSIPQSIYWAIVTITTVGYGDITPVSIAGKMLASVIMITGFAIIAVPTGIVTAELNRELKDVKLDTRNCNGCGHEGHDRKALHCKMCGEKL, from the coding sequence GTGAAAGAGTCATTAACGCCGCAAGATAAGTTTCAACCCGATTCACTAAGAGAACGCATCTGGAGGATTATTTTCCAGACCGAGTCCGGGATGGCAAAAGCCTTTGATGTAGTCCTGCTGATTGTTATCGCTGGAAGCGTAATGATTGTAATGCTGGAAAGCGTTGCTGGGATACAGGCAAATTATAGCAAGCTGTTAAAGGTCCTCGAGTGGGCATTCACCATTTTGTTCACTATTGAATATATAGTACGCCTAATGGTAGTCAGAAAGAAACGCCGCTATGCACTGAGTTTCTTTGGGATCGTTGATCTCCTTTCGATAATCCCAACTTACTTGGAATTGTTTGTAGCAGGTTCGGGTCACTTCATAATCATCCGCATTTTAAGGCTCCTAAGGATGTTTAGAGTACTGAAAATGGCTCAGCATGTGGGAGACGCTTATATCCTGATAAATGCTTTAAAGACCAGTCGCCCCAAAATTGCGGTTTTTATTTTTGGTCTATTCTCAATCGTGTGTATTCAAGGAACGATAATGTATATCATAGAGGGCGGAATGGAAGACTCTCAATTTACGAGCATCCCACAGTCCATCTATTGGGCGATTGTAACAATCACCACGGTTGGTTACGGTGACATAACACCTGTTTCGATTGCGGGTAAAATGCTCGCATCTGTAATAATGATAACCGGTTTCGCCATCATCGCCGTACCGACGGGAATTGTCACAGCAGAATTGAATCGCGAACTCAAAGACGTAAAGCTGGATACGCGAAACTGCAACGGATGCGGACATGAAGGGCACGATCGAAAAGCCCTACATTGCAAGATGTGCGGCGAAAAGCTCTGA